In one window of Candidatus Scalindua sp. DNA:
- the nifS gene encoding cysteine desulfurase NifS, whose product MMKLVYVDNNATTQVDGSVLEEMLPYFREFYGNPSSLHTFGRQVAGKIEIARERVADLLGANSSEIVFTSCGTESNNNAIHSSLEANPQKRHVVTTKVEHPAVLNLCRYFGKNGYEVTELSVDENGMIDLDNLREAIRENTAIVSIMHANNETGIVLPIEEIGKIVKEKGVLFHCDAVQAIGKIPVDLRNSHIDLLSLSGHKLHAPKGVGVLYIRKGVRVNPLIIGGHQENNRRSGTENVPSIIGLGKACELAKISRDEYSNRVKGLRDKLEQGIKETITKVTINGEKSNRLPNTSNIAFEYVEGEAILLLLDMVGIAASSGSACTTGSTEPSHVLQAMGAPVSQSRGAIRFSLSRYSTDDEINYILEKLPPIIKKLQDLSPIFDDSLGIG is encoded by the coding sequence ATGATGAAATTAGTGTACGTGGATAATAATGCCACAACTCAGGTTGATGGTAGTGTCCTTGAAGAAATGCTGCCATATTTCAGAGAATTTTATGGGAACCCTTCAAGTTTGCATACATTTGGGAGACAAGTTGCCGGTAAAATAGAAATTGCCAGGGAAAGGGTTGCCGATCTCTTAGGTGCTAATTCATCTGAAATTGTATTCACAAGCTGTGGAACTGAAAGTAATAACAACGCAATACACTCTTCTCTGGAGGCAAATCCTCAAAAAAGACATGTTGTTACTACCAAGGTAGAACATCCTGCTGTCTTAAATTTATGCAGATATTTCGGAAAAAATGGTTATGAAGTCACAGAATTGAGTGTTGATGAAAATGGAATGATTGATCTGGATAATTTAAGGGAGGCAATACGAGAAAATACGGCTATCGTTTCCATAATGCATGCAAATAATGAAACGGGTATAGTTCTTCCTATCGAAGAGATTGGTAAAATAGTGAAAGAAAAAGGGGTTCTCTTTCACTGCGATGCTGTGCAGGCGATTGGCAAAATACCGGTTGATTTAAGAAACAGTCATATTGATCTCCTGTCGCTTTCGGGTCATAAGCTGCATGCACCTAAAGGTGTTGGTGTCCTCTATATTAGAAAAGGGGTAAGGGTCAACCCGCTGATTATTGGTGGACATCAAGAAAACAACAGACGCAGTGGTACAGAAAATGTACCATCTATCATAGGTTTGGGAAAAGCTTGCGAATTAGCCAAAATATCAAGAGACGAATATTCAAACCGGGTAAAGGGTCTCCGGGATAAGCTGGAGCAAGGTATTAAGGAGACCATTACAAAGGTAACAATAAATGGAGAAAAGAGTAACCGCCTTCCCAATACGAGTAATATTGCCTTTGAATATGTTGAAGGGGAAGCTATCTTGTTATTACTTGACATGGTGGGAATCGCAGCCTCATCCGGCTCAGCATGTACTACGGGCTCAACAGAACCCTCTCATGTTTTGCAGGCAATGGGCGCTCCCGTCTCTCAGAGCAGGGGTGCAATCAGGTTTAGTCTGAGCAGGTATAGCACAGATGATGAAATTAATTATATCCTTGAAAAACTACCGCCCATCATTAAGAAACTGCAGGACCTTTCACCGATTTTTGATGATTCACTGGGGATTGGTTGA
- a CDS encoding DegQ family serine endoprotease: protein MKNWSIKKYSFILLLVLILALLGECTSSSNTVHASAREENENLSKKIEKLHSVANTLEKSLELVAEFVKPSVVSVTTVKVFKHPTGNYHGDRQERGRDPFRDFFGDDFFEKFSPRKPEGEYKSQSLGSGVIVDKRGYILTNNHVVEDTDELKVTLGDKREFDAVIIGTDPQTDLAVVKIEGENLIPAKMGNSDEMRPGQWAIAVGNPFGFNQTVSLGVISATKRSGVGIAQYEDFLQTDAAINPGNSGGPLVNIKGEVIGINTVIATRSGGYQGIGFAIPINMAKSVLRDLIDKGKVTRGWLGVVIQDLDPALAKQFNVDVTEGVLVSDVQKDSPAEEAGIESGDIIIWYDNREIKDLNQLRNVVAQTEVDKKVEVRVLRGGKEKALTVTIDEQPADLFAGGQPSSKGNALGLAVQELTKELADSLGYEDENGVIVSSIEPESPADQADIKEGDLIIEVNRKKISTVEEFNKALQKTDKNNDILFLVQRGMLTQFVIVKSK, encoded by the coding sequence ATGAAAAACTGGAGCATAAAAAAATACTCTTTTATCCTATTACTAGTCTTAATCTTGGCGTTGCTAGGCGAATGCACCTCTTCATCAAACACGGTTCATGCATCGGCCAGAGAGGAAAACGAAAACCTGTCAAAAAAGATTGAAAAACTGCATAGTGTAGCAAATACCCTGGAAAAATCATTAGAGCTTGTGGCTGAATTTGTAAAACCCTCAGTTGTCTCCGTCACGACAGTAAAAGTCTTCAAGCATCCGACAGGTAATTACCACGGCGACAGACAAGAAAGAGGCAGAGACCCATTCCGTGATTTCTTTGGAGATGATTTTTTCGAAAAATTTTCCCCCCGGAAACCCGAAGGGGAATACAAGTCACAAAGCCTTGGGTCCGGGGTAATTGTTGATAAAAGGGGATATATATTAACCAATAACCATGTTGTTGAGGATACCGATGAATTAAAGGTGACGCTTGGTGATAAAAGAGAGTTTGATGCCGTAATTATCGGAACCGACCCGCAAACAGATCTGGCGGTAGTGAAAATTGAAGGAGAAAATTTGATTCCTGCCAAAATGGGCAATTCCGATGAAATGAGACCTGGCCAGTGGGCAATAGCAGTAGGGAACCCGTTTGGATTTAACCAGACCGTTTCATTGGGTGTTATAAGCGCAACGAAGAGGTCTGGAGTTGGTATTGCACAATATGAGGATTTTCTTCAGACTGACGCTGCCATTAACCCTGGTAACAGCGGAGGACCTCTGGTTAACATAAAAGGTGAGGTCATTGGCATAAATACCGTAATCGCTACACGCTCCGGAGGGTATCAGGGTATTGGATTCGCGATACCCATAAACATGGCAAAAAGCGTACTGAGAGATTTGATAGATAAGGGGAAAGTCACCCGTGGCTGGCTGGGAGTTGTTATTCAGGATCTTGATCCTGCACTTGCAAAACAATTTAATGTAGACGTAACAGAAGGCGTGCTGGTCAGTGACGTACAGAAAGACTCGCCTGCAGAAGAGGCCGGCATAGAAAGCGGTGATATCATAATATGGTATGACAACAGAGAAATAAAAGATCTCAATCAATTACGAAATGTTGTAGCCCAGACAGAGGTTGATAAAAAGGTCGAAGTCAGAGTCTTGAGAGGAGGCAAAGAAAAAGCGTTAACCGTCACGATCGATGAGCAACCTGCAGATCTGTTTGCCGGAGGCCAGCCTTCGTCAAAAGGCAATGCTCTGGGGCTGGCAGTTCAGGAGTTAACAAAAGAGCTTGCGGATAGTTTAGGGTATGAGGATGAAAATGGCGTTATCGTTTCGTCGATTGAGCCTGAGAGCCCGGCAGATCAGGCTGACATAAAAGAAGGAGACTTGATTATAGAGGTGAACAGGAAAAAAATTAGTACTGTGGAAGAGTTCAATAAAGCCTTACAGAAAACAGACAAAAATAATGATATATTGTTTCTCGTACAAAGAGGTATGCTGACGCAATTTGTGATTGTAAAAAGCAAATAG
- a CDS encoding fructose-bisphosphatase class II family protein: MENNFSFIKDEKFEPKMLYEPHITEAYIPKEYDLKTSGTTLQLENRNELLHAVGVVAARSLKYFSTNGEDFNIFRTRGMAVWWLRHIYNSFNWWQAYVVNAEGERKDMPMLYIGERFGSATGYKREEADIALSAFENDRCIVDPDSEGGSIFAVGYSNRGGLFNSPDMYGMKTIVGNKYKGAGVRADLPVTQNLTLMAQHTLKNRNEEQSPDNIRAEIKKMRILTLERSRHKKLAETISNMGATAILVKDDDLTPTFAAVRNEIDLILGVGGVPEAVLSGIIVAHLGGEITLRILPSEVALDEELLRKQENWELFRKNEIDTLRNFKIVRPCTEKREEMPWNRILTSKDLVKGKSSVFTAGVIKKNPRIQFPDGSEVPGVMIDSETGDVKVQVIRIACNTIEIIPIIYKTTIGKYRNEYERAQQTNEKTGAGLLLQLGKAYAEFGLFEEARGCVQKARKQFPPDNDLTLKCHSVYEYISGLEFLTKASLQTPREIIEHFAKSECLDKEEKEALRDKKMFKRFYEFMGDKNSHAKKFNDALCCYREALKYRPHELKLHRKVNAIEMRHIIAEYFHRIDRIYQDSGYEESKDWNCRKLTTALEVFYTRPESVRFSCKNPWLIFFRRTVLHGETPSQKLAILITLLRLYKALCRANDNDLSTLLNNGFRIDKEETEIILQYRKNNAKFGSLEELYFVKGLNCNCLTKLLFPRVKVASRNEIDDSEIPLSISLVEAMEQRYKNILEELREGYKDEAQEHSYAVAEAYHYVGLALYDVGDGDGSKIYYNRAINRFQEIIEKFKGITPVNAQYRIGNLYEELALLFEEEQKIYYDRAKEAYWCIIDEKKSIELFGSIRDLTYIRTEQAKDRVKSIEKEL, translated from the coding sequence ATGGAAAACAATTTCTCATTTATAAAGGACGAAAAGTTTGAACCCAAGATGCTGTACGAACCCCACATAACAGAAGCGTATATTCCCAAAGAATATGACCTGAAGACTTCCGGCACTACTCTTCAACTGGAAAACAGAAATGAATTACTACATGCTGTAGGGGTTGTTGCCGCTCGCTCCTTGAAATATTTCAGCACCAATGGGGAAGATTTCAACATATTTCGTACACGGGGTATGGCAGTCTGGTGGCTGAGACACATATACAATAGTTTTAACTGGTGGCAGGCTTATGTGGTAAATGCCGAGGGAGAACGCAAGGATATGCCCATGTTGTACATAGGAGAGAGATTCGGCTCTGCAACAGGATACAAGAGAGAGGAGGCTGATATTGCGCTCAGCGCCTTTGAGAACGATCGGTGCATCGTTGATCCGGATTCTGAAGGAGGTTCAATTTTTGCCGTTGGATATAGTAACAGGGGCGGATTGTTCAATTCACCAGATATGTACGGAATGAAGACTATTGTCGGAAACAAATATAAGGGAGCAGGTGTACGTGCAGACCTGCCTGTTACGCAGAATCTGACATTAATGGCCCAGCATACACTGAAAAACAGGAACGAAGAACAAAGCCCGGATAATATCCGGGCAGAAATCAAAAAGATGAGGATTCTGACTCTGGAGAGATCGAGGCATAAAAAACTTGCAGAAACCATATCAAACATGGGTGCCACTGCAATTCTTGTTAAAGACGATGACCTCACTCCGACTTTCGCTGCAGTGAGAAACGAAATAGACCTTATTCTGGGAGTAGGAGGCGTTCCTGAAGCTGTGTTGAGTGGAATAATAGTTGCACATTTAGGAGGCGAAATAACATTGAGGATATTACCCTCAGAAGTTGCTCTGGATGAGGAGTTGCTGAGAAAACAAGAGAATTGGGAACTTTTTAGAAAAAATGAAATAGACACCCTGAGAAATTTCAAAATTGTGCGGCCCTGCACAGAAAAAAGGGAGGAAATGCCCTGGAACAGGATCCTGACCTCAAAAGACCTGGTAAAAGGAAAGAGCTCTGTTTTTACTGCCGGCGTGATAAAAAAGAATCCCCGGATACAATTCCCTGATGGGAGCGAAGTCCCAGGGGTTATGATTGATTCAGAAACGGGTGATGTCAAAGTACAGGTAATTCGTATTGCCTGCAATACTATTGAAATTATTCCCATTATCTACAAGACAACGATTGGTAAATATAGGAACGAATATGAACGTGCGCAGCAGACAAACGAGAAAACAGGTGCAGGCTTACTGCTCCAATTAGGAAAGGCATATGCTGAGTTCGGTCTGTTTGAAGAGGCGCGGGGCTGTGTGCAAAAAGCAAGAAAACAGTTCCCGCCAGATAACGACTTAACTTTAAAATGTCATTCCGTTTACGAATATATTTCCGGACTTGAGTTCCTTACAAAAGCATCACTGCAGACCCCAAGAGAAATCATAGAGCACTTTGCAAAGTCGGAATGCCTGGATAAAGAGGAGAAGGAAGCCTTGAGAGACAAGAAAATGTTTAAAAGGTTTTATGAATTCATGGGAGACAAAAACAGTCATGCAAAAAAATTTAATGATGCGCTCTGTTGTTACAGAGAGGCCTTAAAATACAGGCCCCATGAATTGAAACTGCACCGAAAGGTTAACGCTATAGAGATGAGACACATAATAGCAGAATACTTTCATCGAATTGACAGAATATATCAGGATTCAGGCTATGAAGAGTCTAAAGATTGGAATTGCCGCAAACTTACTACCGCCCTTGAAGTTTTTTACACCAGACCGGAATCTGTAAGATTTTCCTGTAAAAATCCCTGGCTGATATTTTTCAGGAGAACGGTATTGCATGGAGAAACACCTTCTCAGAAACTGGCAATCCTGATTACCCTCCTCAGATTATACAAGGCACTCTGCAGGGCAAATGATAACGATCTCTCAACTTTACTCAATAATGGATTTCGAATAGATAAAGAAGAAACAGAGATTATTTTACAGTATAGAAAAAACAATGCAAAATTCGGTTCTCTGGAAGAACTCTATTTTGTAAAGGGGCTGAATTGCAATTGCCTGACCAAACTTCTCTTCCCCCGGGTAAAAGTGGCGAGCCGTAATGAAATAGACGATTCCGAGATCCCCCTGAGCATAAGTCTTGTGGAAGCGATGGAACAGAGGTATAAAAATATATTGGAAGAGCTCAGAGAGGGATACAAAGATGAGGCTCAAGAGCATTCTTATGCGGTAGCAGAAGCCTACCATTATGTTGGCCTGGCACTTTATGATGTGGGAGACGGGGACGGTTCAAAGATTTATTATAATCGGGCAATCAATAGGTTTCAGGAGATAATAGAAAAATTTAAGGGAATCACACCCGTAAATGCACAGTATCGGATCGGCAATCTCTATGAAGAGCTGGCCTTGTTGTTTGAGGAGGAACAAAAGATCTATTATGACAGGGCAAAAGAGGCGTATTGGTGCATTATAGACGAAAAGAAGTCAATCGAATTGTTTGGTTCCATACGTGATCTCACTTATATACGAACCGAACAGGCGAAAGATCGAGTAAAAAGCATTGAGAAAGAATTGTGA